In Acidisarcina polymorpha, the DNA window GCAACCTTGTACTGGGCGTCTCATGGATCTTCGCCTCCAACCCCTACGGCCGTGACAAGGCGATCCATGCCATCGATCTCGTGGCGATGTCCGTTGCCCTGATCTTGCTTGGACCAGGATCTTTCTCGCTTGACGCTCGTCTCTTCGGGCGTCGCGAAATCATAATCCCGGGCATCTCTCCACGGCGGACAAGATGACGGCTGGCGTCTGCCCATTTTCTCCGCCACCGCGCGGATTTGGCCTGTGCTCCCCTCGGCCTGTGCTCCCCTCGGCCTGTGCTCCCCTCAATAGTGGTATGCCATAGACCTCCTTCCGTATGAACTGAATTACCTCACTTTCGGGGAGGCGAAAGTCGTCCGATTCCTTCATAGTTTCTTCACTGCAAATGCGTGTGCAACCCACTTCCAGAACTCAGTGCAGGGGGAAAAATCTTATGTCGACAACAAAGGTCTCGATTTCAGGCAACGTTGTCAGTCATGCCGAGCGCGAATTAGCGGCATTCCTAGCGGCGGTGACGGAAGTTGTCGGCCCAACTGGTCTCGGTGCTGCGAGCAACGTCTGGATTCAGACAATGCAGGAACTCGATTGTTCGCAGGAGAGCCTGGGGAAGTTTTTCCGGCAAGTGACTATTCGGGCTTCCGCGCGTCTCGCTCGGAATTGTCAGCGTGAAACGAGGTTCGCTCTGGCAGGGGGCGAGAGAATGCAGCATCTGCCCCTAACCGCCAAGGCCGTGGAGCGATTCCTAGCAACCGAATCCGCCTGACAATTTGCATCTACCAATGCTGCGATTGCTGAATTCATTAGGTTTACCGAATGGTCACGCCCGCATGGCATCCATAGCCCCTCCATCCTTCGCCCCTCCCTAGACTCGCTCATAGATATCCCTTCTCCTCTTTCCCATTCATTACCCGTTCAGTTGGCGTGGCTTGTGATGTTGCGTTCCTTGCACACCTTGAGGGGAGAGCATGCGTCCCTTGCTGTAACCCATTGATCCAGAGCGGCTTGCCTGAAAGGCCTTCTATTTGCCAGGCGTAAAGAATGTCTATCCACTTCAGAAATCGGGCGCTATTGAACCATTACTGAATCCTGTCGACATCTATTGCATCAGATAAGTTGACAGCAAGTGACTCAAGTGCGAAGCTAGCAAAGAACGAAGCAGCGCCGGGCACTTAGTGATTTTGAGGAGCGGATCAGACATGGCAAAGGTAATAGGAATTGATTTGGGAACGACCAACTCAGTCGTGGCAGTAATGGAAGGCGGAGAGCCGAAAGTAATTCCGAATGAAGAAGGTGGCCGGACTACGCCGTCGGTTGTCGGGTTTACGAAGAGCGGCGAACGGCTGGTTGGCCAGGTTGCCAAGCGTCAGGCGATCACCAATCCGGAGAATACAATTTATTCGGTGAAGCGGTTCATGGGACGCCGGTTCAACGAGGTTTCCGATGAATTGAAGATGGTCCCGTATAAGGTCAAAGCGTCTGGTGACAACGTCGTGATCGTTGCCCAGGGCAAGGAGTACACCCCGCCCGAGATTTCAGCGATGATCCTGCAGAAGCTGAAAAAGGCTGCGGAGGACTATCTCGGTACCGGGGTCACTGAAGCCGTGATCACGGTCCCTGCCTACTTCAACGACGCACAGCGCCAGGCGACGAAAGATGCGGGTAAGATCGCTGGCTTGGACGTCAAGCGCATTGTGAACGAGCCGACCGCGGCCGCGCTTGCCTATGGCCTGGACAAAAAGAAGGACGAAACGATCGCTGTTTACGACTTCGGCGGCGGTACGTTCGACGTATCGATCTTGGAAGTCGGCGATGGCGTCATTGAAGTGAAATCGACCAACGGCGATACCCACCTCGGCGGCGACAACCTTGACCAGAGGATTGTCGATTGGCTGATCGATGAGTTCAAGAAGGACGAAGCTCTCGACCTGCGCGCCAAGGGTAATGAGATGGCCCTGCAGAGGCTGCGCGATGCTGCGGAGCGCGCGAAGATCGAGTTGTCGACGGCGCAAGAGACGGAGATTAACCTGCCGTTCATCACTGCCGATGCGACCGGCCCGAAGCACCTGGTGAAGAAGCTCACCCGCGCCAAGCTAGAGCAGTTGGTGGAGGACATCATTCAGCGTTCGATCGAGCCTTGCAAGAAGGCCATGGCCGATGCTGGGGTGGACGCGAGCAAGATCGACGAAGTCGTGCTGGTTGGCGGCCAAACCAGAATGCCGCGAATCCAGAAGCTTGTTCAAGACTTGTTCGGCAAAGAGCCGCACAAGGGCGTGAACCCGGATGAAGTTGTGGCAATCGGGGCGGCGATCCAGGCTGGCGTTTTGGCCGGCGAAGTGAAGGACCTGCTGTTGCTCGACGTGACCCCACTGACGCTATCGATCGAAACGCTGGGCGGAGTGGCGACCCCGATGATCCCGCGGAACACCACGATTCCGACCAAAAAGACGGAGACGTTCTCGACCGCGGCCGATAGTCAGACCGAGGTAGAAGTCCACGTCCTGCAGGGCGAACGCCCGATGGCAAGCCAGAACCGCACGCTAGGCAAGTTCAAGCTGGGGGGCATCCCGCCAGCACAGCGCGGGGTACCTCAGATTGAGGTCACGTTTGACATCGATGCCAACGGCATCCTTAATGTGACGGCCAAAGACAATGCGACCGGTAAAGATCAGAAGATCACGATTACTTCCTCTTCAGGTTTAAGCAAGGATGAGATCGACCGGATGGCCAAGGAAGCAGATGCCCACGCAAGCGAGGACAAGGAGAAGCGCGAGGAAATTGAAGCGCGGAACGGCCTCGATAATATGGTCTACAACATTGAGAAGATGTTGAAGGAGAGCGGCGATAAGGTATCTGGAAGCGATAAGAGCGATGTGGAGACGGCGCTAGCCGCAGCCAAGAAGACGCTCGAAGGCACCCCGACTTCGGCGGAGTTGAATGCCGCCAGAGAAAAGCTGACCGAGACCTCGCACAAACTGGCAGAGGCCATGTACAAGGCGAATGCATCGGGTGGATCTGCTCCGACCGATGGAGCTTCGAGCAGTGCCGGAACCACGGAGACAGCGGAGAAGAAAGATGAAGGAGTCATCGACGCTGAATACGTGGACGTTGAGGACAAGAAGTAACTAACCAATAGTTTCTGGTTACGTCAAAACGGGACTAGCTGTAAGTCTGCGGGGCGCGCGATAAACAACTTCTGTGCGCCCCGCGCCGTTTCTATGACAAAGGAGATTTATGATGACCGACACCATGTGGAAGTGCGAGCAGTTGAGGGCGGGTACGGTTTACAACCGGATCCTCTTCAACACACGGCAAGAGGCGGAGCAGTTTGCTCAGCAGATGGGCAAAGTCGAGCCTGACCTATTTTGGAATATTGAGGCGGTTCCTGCCAAAGCAGTCTGGAACTGACTTCTCTGATCGAAAATATTGGCCTGATTGACGTTCTCTGCCAGCGCGAACGCAGTGCGGGATGAACGATCATAGAGCGGCGCGGAAAAGAAATACTGTTATCCCGCGCATAAGTAACACCAATCATTCATAGATACTGAAGACACGATGCCCACAACACCACAACAGAAGGACTACTACGCGACCCTTGGAGTAAAGCGAACTGCGACTTCTGACGAGATTCGCAAGGCGTTTCGCAAGTTGGCCCGAAAGTATCATCCCGATGTCAATCCGAACAATAAAAAGGCTGAAGAGAAGTTCAAGGAGATCTCCGAGGCGAACGATGTTTTGAGCGATGAGAAGAAGCGGAAGATCTTCGACCAGTTCGGCTTCTACTCGGATAACATCGACCCTGCAGCGGCTGAGGCGGCCGCGCGGGGTGGCTATACCTCTGGCGGGACTCCTCGACCACGGGCCGGCACACAAGAAGTCCCCTTTGACTTCGGAGGGTTTGATTTCTCCGATTTCCAGACTCAGGCCGCCGGCCGAGGCAGTAGCGGAGCCGCGACCGAGGAGAGTTCGTCCTGGGGAGGCTTCCGCGACATCTTCTCCGGGATTTTCTCCCAAGGACAGAAGCAGCGTGGCCCTCAGGCGGGAACGGACCTGGAATACAAGGTGACGGTGGATTTCTGGACGGCCGTCCGCGGCGGCACGACCCGTTTGCAGATTCAGCGCCAGGAGGTCTGTCCAACCTGCAAAGGCAAGGCCTCCATGGGTTCAGCGCAAGTTTGCCCGGAATGCGGAGGGAGTGGTCAGGTCACGCAGATGGGCGGCCAGATGAAGTTCAATATTCAATGCCCTCGTTGCGGGGGGACCGGAAAATTGCAGTCGACCTGTTCCACGTGTCAGGGACAAGGAACGGTGGCTCGCTCCGAGACAATCGACTTTCGTATTAAGCCAGGGACTAGGGACGGCCAACGTATTCGTCTGGCTGGTAAAGGGAACGCAGGTACGAATGGCGGCGCTCCGGGCGACCTCTACCTGATCATTGAGGCGGGAAGCCATCCCGTCTTCGAACGTTCCGGAGACAACATTCTTGTCTCCATTCCAGTTGCCATCAATGAAGCGGCGCTGGGGGCCAAGATCGAGGTGCCGACCATTGATGGCCGGGCGCAATTGAAAATACCACCGGGAACGCAGAGCGGACAGAAGTTGCGCATGCGCGAACGCGGAGTTCCGTCGGCTGCGAATGAAGGTGTCCGCGGCGACCAGATTGTCACCGTCGAGATCGTGGTCCCGCAATTGAAGGATGAGCGATCAAAAGAGATCCTGCGCGAATTAGCAAAGCTGAATCCGGAGGATCCCCGGGCGTCGATATGGGAAAAAGTCTAGATGTCCTGGCACGGAGATGGTTTATGGTTTCCAAGGGACGGCTTCCGAAAGGAACTGAGCGGACCAGGTAGTGGTCAGGCGAAATCATGGCAACGAAACGCAAATCAAAGAGCGCGTACATGATCTCGGTCGTGGCCGAGATGTACGATATCCATCCGCAGACGCTACGCCTGTACGAGCGCGAAGGGTTGCTGAAGCCCTCTCGCACGGAAGGTAATACGCGGCTCTACACCGAGGAAGACTTGGAGCGGCTGGAGTTCATCCTGAACCTGTCGCGCGATCTGGGAGTGAACATCGCCGGCATCGCGATCATCCTGCAGATGCGTGAGCGGATGGAAGAGATGAACTGGCAGATGCAGAGTTTCGTCGATTATGTGCGAACCGAGATGCTCGAACGCATGCAGCAAGGTTTCGCTCAGGAATCGGCAATAGTGCCGCTGCGGCGAACGGTCGTCGTAGCGAAGGAGATTGTGCCAAGAGACAGTCCCCGCAATCCGGCTCACGCCCGCAATCCGAGGACGCTTGGCATTCCCGTGGTACCAGGTGAACGCAAACGTTAGCTTATCGCGTCGTAGCTGCGCCTGCGCAATGTCGATGTGACTTGTCGCAGCAATCCAGAAGATCTTTTGATTTCGAGGGCTCTCTAGATTTAGGCTAAAAGCCGACTCCGTTTCCATGCTGCCGTGCTTTCTTTGCATCCTTTGCTAATCCTCACCGCCATCTCGAAGGGGCTCTTCATCATCGCTCTGATTGGGCTGGTGAGTTCCAGTGTCTATGCCGCATTGGTGACGTTAGCGGCTTTCGGCTTCGCGCATCGGCGGCAAAGGCGGCTGCGCCAAAATATATCGTTCTCTCCCGCGCTTAGCCTGCTCAAGCCGCTCCACGGGCGAGAGCCCGACCTCGAGCAGCGATTAGAGGGCTTTTTCCGGCAAGATTATCCCAGCTACGAGATCTTGTTCTGTGCGCGAGAGGGCGACGATTTGGGCCTGCAGGTCGCGCGTCGAGTAGCGCAGAAATATCCGCACATTCCCGTTCAGTTTCTTACTACTGGAGAGCCCGCTTACACCAACGCCAAGGTCTCTTCTCTGGAGTTGATGGCCGACGCCGCTCACGCCGACATCTTGGTGATCAGCGATAGCGATGTGCGGGTGACGCCGGAGTACCTGCGCGAAGTGGCTGCGCCGTTTGCGGACAACAGAATCGGATTAGCTACATGCCTCTATCGAGGTATCGCCGACGGTAAGAGCTTCTGGTCACGCCTGGAAGCGACAGCCATGAGTATTGAAATGGCGGCTGGCGTTCTGGTGGCGGATCGGATCGAAGGTATGCAGTTCGCACTCGGGCCCACGATGGCCGTTCGCCGCGAATGTGTCCAGGAAATTGGCGGATTTGGCACCCTGGGTCGCTACTGTGCCGACGATTTCGTACTTGGAAATCGGATCGCCGCTCGCGGTCACTCAGTTGTGCTCTCCGACCACGTGATCGACCACATTGTGCTGAACGAGGGTTTTTGGCAATCGATGAAGCACCAGGTGCGCTGGATGAAGAGCACCCGCTTTTCGCGTCCAAAAGGACACTTTGGCACCGCCTTGACTTTCAGTGTTCCCTTCGGTTTCTTGATGTGCGTCGCTTGTACTGCCTTGGGCTCGCCGGTCCTTGGCCTCAGCGCCTTGATCTGGAGTATCTCTACTCGTATGTTGCTTGCTGCTGTTGTCGGCAAAACCGTAGTCAAAGAGCGGAGCCTTCTGCGAACCATGCTGCTCTATCCGATCCGCGATTTGATGGGCTTTGGCTTCTGGGCTGTCAGCTATGCGAGCAATCGGATTCTCTGGAGGGGGGAAATCTTCGAATTGCTTCGAGACGGCGTCATGCGCCGGTATCTTCCCGAGGCGAGTGCCGCACGGATCGGGGAAGAGACGCTGCTTCCGCCGCGCGCCTAGCTCTGCGGCCCGGCCCTATTGCACCAAAGGGCGGTCAGTGTAGAGTGTCTTGCCTGCTAATCTCTGTACTTCAATGGCGCGGCTCCCTAGTAGGGATTGCACGTGAAGGTTCCACTCTTCTGGCACAAAGAGGAAGTTTTGCGAACCCCGCCCCCACATTGCGATGAGATCCTCGTCGGTAAGGAAGATGTGCGGTGCGTCGGGATAGTAGGAGCCCCAAATCATAGTGCTGCGGCGTCCGTTTACCAGCAAAGCTGGACGATTCGTGTAGAAGATCACCGAGGAGCCATCCGATTGGTCGCCATAAAGTAGAAGCCGATCCTCGGGCTTCGAGAAATGATTGATGGTTTCGGCAATGGCTTTCGAAGAAAGCAGCGGCTCAAAGCGTACCAGCGCGATGTGGGCGGCGACGAGAAAGACGGCAGCCGTGAACGCGACCGAGGTCGTCGCCTCCAGATGATGACCTCGCTTGCGAAGCAGCCAGGCAATCAGCGGACCTACCAGGAAAGCAAGCATGGCGATGATCGCGGGCTCGCGCAGCGCGGCGAAGGATGCGCCGGTCAGATCGAAGAAGTGCGACATCGACAGGGAGTAGCCAGCAACATCCCGGCGGGCAAGCAATGTGCCGATATCGGGGACGTTCGCAACACTCCTGGAGAGCCATAAGCCATAGGCCAACGCCCCTGCCGCGATCGTTCCGATCAAGGCGAAGATCGCATGGCAGCGGGTGAGCCATGCCTGGGGAGTGCCCGGGTACTCCTCGGCTCGTGCCAACGCGCTCCCCGAGAGCACAAGCAGGGGAAAGTACGCCGGAAAGGTGTAGTACTCCTGGTTAGTCGATAGCGAAAAGAAAATCAGGATGAAGGCTGCATAAAATGCCAGCAGCCAGTTGGTCCGCGCCCGGAACTTGACCTGGGCAACGTGCTGAGCAGGGTCGACGAGGTGGGCCTTCTCAATATAAAAATCAACGGTCTGAGCAGTGTTCGGCTTCAGATCATGCAGCCACTGACTGCGGGTCTGCCAGGCGCGCCGCAGCAAGACCGGAAGAAAAATGCTCCATGGAGCCAGCCATACGAGATGCAAAGACCAGTAAAGATAGCCGGGCAGCTTGTTATAGTCATGCGGATAACGGGAGCCAAGAAACCGCAACCAGTGTTCATTAATGAAGTAGAAGTAGAAAAAGCCATGCACGTTCCCTTGCGTGGGAATGTTGCCGATCGGATGTCCCTGATCCGGATTGCGCAACCCCGCAAGGATGTGCCAAGGTGCAGCGATCAACAGGAAGAGCAGCACACCGGTCAGCGGCCGCAGCTCCCGCCAGCGACGCCAGGCACCGGTGAGAATCAAATAAGGGATGGCAGCTGCGGCAAAGAAAACGGGGGTGACCAACCCCTTGGTTAGCACTCCGAGCGCGAGCGCTGCCCACATCCAATAAATTCGGATGGAACTTCGATCTTCCGTTCCAGTGATCAGACAGTAAAGTGCCAGCGCGGTAAAAAAACTGAGCAGTGCTTCCGGAATATACACCCGGGTGAAGAGGAACGCTCCGATACAAGTGAGAAGGCCGAGGGCCGAGTAGAACGCAGCACGATCGCCAAAGGCTCGCCGCGCCCAGAACCAAGCAAGAACCGCGCATCCAAGCATGCCCAACGCCATCGGCAGGTGAGTGGCAAAGACGTTGTAGCCGAAGAGATGGTAGAAGATTGCGACCGTCCAGTAGGGGAGTGGCGCCTTTTCAAGGTAGCGAATGCCATCGATCTGGAAGGTTACCCAATCGCCTGACAGGGCGATGTGCCGGGCAACCTGGGCATGCGCGGCATCCGCATCGTCAAGCAGCGGAGGAGTAAATAGGGCGGCTACATAGACAGCCAGGAAGACGGCCACGAGCAGAATCCAAGCCTTCTGGGCCGATAGCTGGGGCTCTCTTTCGCCGGCAGGAGAGGCAGTTGCCGTGCGGTACACAGCTAGCCGTCCGTTGGTGAGGTGCTTGGGAGTCCGGATGTTCATCGCGAATAGGGTCAAGAGCAGAATAGCAGCCCGGGAATCATGGATTCTCTTGGATTGCGATTGACCTAAACAAGGCAAGGGCCTACGGCGACGCGAAACTGCCAAAGCCTATTAGAATCGGCGGAACCGCCTTCGCACCTTCTCATGTCCCTGTCCGCTAGCGAACAACAGGCTGCGGAATTGGACATCCCAGGTTCCGAACACCGGGTGACTCACCTTTAGAATCAACGGCTCGCCGTACTTTCATGCTGGAGATTCACATGCACTTTGTTGGGGTGGATCTCGGGGGTATGCACGGTGCAAACCTTGTTTCAGGATCTTCGCTATTCGCTTCGCCAGCTGATAAAGTCCCCTGGATTCACCCTGACCTCCGTCCTCTCACTCATGCTGGGGATTGGCGCGACTACCGCCGTCTTCTCGATTGTGTATGCGGTGCTGGTGGATCCTTACCCGTATGCGGCCCCGGAACGCATGGCGCACATGCGCCTTAAGGACAAAGCCGGCCAGGAGCGTGGTTTCGGATTAACCGGAGCGCAGTGGCAGGTGTTTCGCAAATCCCCGGTTGTCGAAGATTCATTCATCAGCGATGACTGGAGTCTTACCATCACCGGACATGATCTTCCGGAAGACGTTCAAGGCATTTATTTCAGTTCGAACGCATTTAACTACTTCGGTGTACCGGCGGCATTGGGGCGGGGATTGCAACCATCGGACGCGATCGATGGACAGGATCCGCAGCCGGTTGTGGTCTTGAGCCATCAGTTCTGGCAGCGTCATTTCAATGGCGACGCGGCGGTGCTGGGAAAGACGCTGCAGTTGGTCCGCAAGAACTACACCATCGTAGGTGTAGCGGGCCCGCGCTTCACCTGGGACGATGGCGATGTCTACCTGCCCCTCAAAGTGACCCAGGATCCGACCGTCTCTTATTACACTGGTCTGCGTCTCAAGCCGGGAGTCTCCCGTGAGCAGGCAGGCGCGGCTTTGCGCCCGCTGATCGATCAGTTCGCGAAGGAGTCGCCAAAGCATTTTCCCCGAGACAAGTTTGATTTTTATCTAGTGGGATTGAATGATGACTTCGTCAAGCAACTGGGCGGCACCCTGTATCTGCTCTTCTGCGCGGTGGCGCTCCTGCTCGCGATCGGCTGTGGCAACGTGTCGATTCTGTTGCTGGCGCGGGGCACGTCGCGGCAGCATGAATTCGCATTGCGGGCTGCGGTCGGCGCCAGCCGCAGCAGGATCATCCGGCAACTGCTGACTGAATCGCTGCTGCTTTCCCTCACCGGCGCCGGCTTGGGTGTTCTGCTGGCTTATCGCGGACTGGCAATGATCGTAAAGTTGCTGCCGG includes these proteins:
- the hpnI gene encoding bacteriohopanetetrol glucosamine biosynthesis glycosyltransferase HpnI, with translation MLSLHPLLILTAISKGLFIIALIGLVSSSVYAALVTLAAFGFAHRRQRRLRQNISFSPALSLLKPLHGREPDLEQRLEGFFRQDYPSYEILFCAREGDDLGLQVARRVAQKYPHIPVQFLTTGEPAYTNAKVSSLELMADAAHADILVISDSDVRVTPEYLREVAAPFADNRIGLATCLYRGIADGKSFWSRLEATAMSIEMAAGVLVADRIEGMQFALGPTMAVRRECVQEIGGFGTLGRYCADDFVLGNRIAARGHSVVLSDHVIDHIVLNEGFWQSMKHQVRWMKSTRFSRPKGHFGTALTFSVPFGFLMCVACTALGSPVLGLSALIWSISTRMLLAAVVGKTVVKERSLLRTMLLYPIRDLMGFGFWAVSYASNRILWRGEIFELLRDGVMRRYLPEASAARIGEETLLPPRA
- a CDS encoding DnaJ C-terminal domain-containing protein: MPTTPQQKDYYATLGVKRTATSDEIRKAFRKLARKYHPDVNPNNKKAEEKFKEISEANDVLSDEKKRKIFDQFGFYSDNIDPAAAEAAARGGYTSGGTPRPRAGTQEVPFDFGGFDFSDFQTQAAGRGSSGAATEESSSWGGFRDIFSGIFSQGQKQRGPQAGTDLEYKVTVDFWTAVRGGTTRLQIQRQEVCPTCKGKASMGSAQVCPECGGSGQVTQMGGQMKFNIQCPRCGGTGKLQSTCSTCQGQGTVARSETIDFRIKPGTRDGQRIRLAGKGNAGTNGGAPGDLYLIIEAGSHPVFERSGDNILVSIPVAINEAALGAKIEVPTIDGRAQLKIPPGTQSGQKLRMRERGVPSAANEGVRGDQIVTVEIVVPQLKDERSKEILRELAKLNPEDPRASIWEKV
- a CDS encoding ArnT family glycosyltransferase, with protein sequence MNIRTPKHLTNGRLAVYRTATASPAGEREPQLSAQKAWILLVAVFLAVYVAALFTPPLLDDADAAHAQVARHIALSGDWVTFQIDGIRYLEKAPLPYWTVAIFYHLFGYNVFATHLPMALGMLGCAVLAWFWARRAFGDRAAFYSALGLLTCIGAFLFTRVYIPEALLSFFTALALYCLITGTEDRSSIRIYWMWAALALGVLTKGLVTPVFFAAAAIPYLILTGAWRRWRELRPLTGVLLFLLIAAPWHILAGLRNPDQGHPIGNIPTQGNVHGFFYFYFINEHWLRFLGSRYPHDYNKLPGYLYWSLHLVWLAPWSIFLPVLLRRAWQTRSQWLHDLKPNTAQTVDFYIEKAHLVDPAQHVAQVKFRARTNWLLAFYAAFILIFFSLSTNQEYYTFPAYFPLLVLSGSALARAEEYPGTPQAWLTRCHAIFALIGTIAAGALAYGLWLSRSVANVPDIGTLLARRDVAGYSLSMSHFFDLTGASFAALREPAIIAMLAFLVGPLIAWLLRKRGHHLEATTSVAFTAAVFLVAAHIALVRFEPLLSSKAIAETINHFSKPEDRLLLYGDQSDGSSVIFYTNRPALLVNGRRSTMIWGSYYPDAPHIFLTDEDLIAMWGRGSQNFLFVPEEWNLHVQSLLGSRAIEVQRLAGKTLYTDRPLVQ
- a CDS encoding DoxX family protein encodes the protein MRLAVAFGAMIQGFGSLTDPRSQMVGWAIGITEIITGMGLLVGFLTPLASASAAIGNLVLGVSWIFASNPYGRDKAIHAIDLVAMSVALILLGPGSFSLDARLFGRREIIIPGISPRRTR
- the dnaK gene encoding molecular chaperone DnaK codes for the protein MAKVIGIDLGTTNSVVAVMEGGEPKVIPNEEGGRTTPSVVGFTKSGERLVGQVAKRQAITNPENTIYSVKRFMGRRFNEVSDELKMVPYKVKASGDNVVIVAQGKEYTPPEISAMILQKLKKAAEDYLGTGVTEAVITVPAYFNDAQRQATKDAGKIAGLDVKRIVNEPTAAALAYGLDKKKDETIAVYDFGGGTFDVSILEVGDGVIEVKSTNGDTHLGGDNLDQRIVDWLIDEFKKDEALDLRAKGNEMALQRLRDAAERAKIELSTAQETEINLPFITADATGPKHLVKKLTRAKLEQLVEDIIQRSIEPCKKAMADAGVDASKIDEVVLVGGQTRMPRIQKLVQDLFGKEPHKGVNPDEVVAIGAAIQAGVLAGEVKDLLLLDVTPLTLSIETLGGVATPMIPRNTTIPTKKTETFSTAADSQTEVEVHVLQGERPMASQNRTLGKFKLGGIPPAQRGVPQIEVTFDIDANGILNVTAKDNATGKDQKITITSSSGLSKDEIDRMAKEADAHASEDKEKREEIEARNGLDNMVYNIEKMLKESGDKVSGSDKSDVETALAAAKKTLEGTPTSAELNAAREKLTETSHKLAEAMYKANASGGSAPTDGASSSAGTTETAEKKDEGVIDAEYVDVEDKK
- a CDS encoding heat shock protein transcriptional repressor HspR produces the protein MATKRKSKSAYMISVVAEMYDIHPQTLRLYEREGLLKPSRTEGNTRLYTEEDLERLEFILNLSRDLGVNIAGIAIILQMRERMEEMNWQMQSFVDYVRTEMLERMQQGFAQESAIVPLRRTVVVAKEIVPRDSPRNPAHARNPRTLGIPVVPGERKR